GGGGCTAATTTGGATACGAGATTAGGGTTCTGTGCATAAAGCTACGATTAACCACGCGGAGCTAAGTGAAACACGAGACGAGAAAGTCGAAGGCGATCAGGAAGAAAGACATCGACTGGAAGCTAGGAAGAGAGAAAAGGATTGTtcgagagagagagagagagagagattGAGagagtgctgctgctgctagtATGGAGAGTGAGAAGAGAGAGTGTAGTGACGCCACAAAGGAGCGATTTGAAACAGGAATTTTGAAGAACCAAAACATGCCAGAGAGAGTGTGAGGGTAACCCGACAACCCGTGTCGACGAAACCAGAATGCGAACCAAACCGAAAGCCCCAAATCGAACATGCCAAGGAAAAAAGGATGCAAAAACGATACCCGATCAGTTGATAGGGATCGAAGTGCAGCCTACGTTGACAAGTCCATCCTGGCTAACGTTGGTACAGCAGACGGGCGTCGCCTTGCAGATGCTCTGAAGCGAAACGCCGAGGACAGGGATCTGTTGGCAATTGAGGCCGATGTCGCCAACCAAGTTGTTGAAACCAAGAAGGCCAGCGAgcgtcttcttcttgccttCGTCTGTGATCACCTGGCTACAGCACTTAGCCTCACCAACCGAGCACTGACCGTTGTTGTTGTGttcgctcgacgagctgttACGAGGGCGTGGGCGTTGACCACGACCGTTGAGGGACGGGGTACgcttcgccatcgcctcgtcttcctcggctGCGTAGCGCTTAACAAGGCTCTTGAGCAGATCTTTGTTGCCGACAGGAACAGAGATTCCGCTCGCGGCCGAGCCAAGGAAAGCAGCGGGGTCGAGGCCAGcatcgcgctcgtcgaAATGCTCGGCGGTGCCCGTCATAGCATCGACATGGTGTGTCTTGTCGCCcgtgttggtcttgtcCAAAGCCTGTTGCAAAGCGTTAATGGCGTACTGCAGAGTCTCGTACTGCTTTACATCCATCGCTCGGCGGGAGTGCGCGCTGTTGACAATATCGGACAAGGCGGAAAGTGAGGCTTGAGCAGGTGCTACTTGGTTGACGTTATGTTTAATTGATTCTTTGGTCTCACCTCGTCGCGTCACCTTTTGACCATTAGCCACTTGCGAAAGAGCAGCGGCAACCAGATCGACTGGTACCACCTCGTTGTCGTTTTCGACCGAGTACGAACGCTCAGCCTTCTGCGAGTTGAGTACCGACGAGAACGCAGCCAGCGTAGCCTCGATGGGGAGAACCTGGTTCGTGTTGTCGACCGAGTACGAACGCTCGGCCTTCTGCGAGTTGAGGAGCGTCGAGAGCGCGGCAATCGTAGCCTGGATTGGAATCACCTGGTTGGTGTTGTCGACAATGTTGTTCTCACCCTCGTGACGCTTCGAAACAGACTGGCCGTTGCCAACGACCGAGAGGAGCGCAGCGGTACCCTGGATAGGCACAACCTGGTTCGAGTTCTTGACACTGTCGAAGTCAGGAGCGTTGCGCTTCTCAACGGACTGGCCGTTGGCAATCTGCGAGAGGAGCGCAGCGGTGGCCTGAATAGGCACAACCTGGTTCGAGTTCTTGACACTGTCGAAGTCAGGAGCGTTGCGCTCGACCGACTGGAGGTTTTTGACGGCCGACAGGAGCGCAGCGGTGGCCTGGATAGGCACAACCTGGTTCGAGTTCTTGACACTGTCGAAGTCAGGAGCGTTGCGCTTCTCAACGGACTGGCCGTTGGCAATCTGCGAGAGGAGCGCAGCGGTGGCCTGAATAGGCAGAACCTGGTTCGAGTTCTTGACAACGTCGAAGTCAGGAGCGTTGCGCTTCTCAACGGACTGGCCGTTGGCAATCTGCGAGAGGAGCGCAGCGGTGGCCTGAATAGGCAGAACCTGGTTCGAGTTCTTGACAACGTCGAAGTCAGGAGCGTTGCGCTTCTCAA
The Mycosarcoma maydis chromosome 14, whole genome shotgun sequence DNA segment above includes these coding regions:
- a CDS encoding hydrophobin 3; the encoded protein is MKYLQFLAAVAAVSAFSGPVLAGSSVENTNQVLPVQLTGALFSQVANGQHAERAIKVDNSAQFVPVQGTIAALSAVLNEQKAGKRSFSVENTNQVLPIDVIIAGLSQVLTEQKAAKRDNIVKNTNQILPIEATIAALSAIANGQKAATKRSTAVDNSSQFIPIQGTLAAFSNVLNSQKATKRNTGKVVDNTNQVVPIQGTLAALSTVLNEQKASKRGVDVDNSSQTLPIEATIAALSTIANGQQAGKRNAPDFDVVKNSNQVLPIQATAALLSQIANGQSVEKRNAPDFDVVKNSNQVLPIQATAALLSQIANGQSVEKRNAPDFDVVKNSNQVLPIQATAALLSQIANGQSVEKRNAPDFDVVKNSNQVLPIQATAALLSQIANGQSVEKRNAPDFDSVKNSNQVVPIQATAALLSAVKNLQSVERNAPDFDSVKNSNQVVPIQATAALLSQIANGQSVEKRNAPDFDSVKNSNQVVPIQGTAALLSVVGNGQSVSKRHEGENNIVDNTNQVIPIQATIAALSTLLNSQKAERSYSVDNTNQVLPIEATLAAFSSVLNSQKAERSYSVENDNEVVPVDLVAAALSQVANGQKVTRRGETKESIKHNVNQVAPAQASLSALSDIVNSAHSRRAMDVKQYETLQYAINALQQALDKTNTGDKTHHVDAMTGTAEHFDERDAGLDPAAFLGSAASGISVPVGNKDLLKSLVKRYAAEEDEAMAKRTPSLNGRGQRPRPRNSSSSEHNNNGQCSVGEAKCCSQVITDEGKKKTLAGLLGFNNLVGDIGLNCQQIPVLGVSLQSICKATPVCCTNVSQDGLVNVGCTSIPIN